Genomic DNA from Bosea sp. (in: a-proteobacteria):
GATCCCGTCCGCGCAAGATCGGCCACGCCCCTGAGCGGAGAGGCGGCCAGCAGCGCCAGCGACTTGAGCGCCGTGCGCGCGCGCCCTGCCGGCGACGGGTCGGCCTTGTGCGCGATGAGCGCCGAGATCATGCCGTTGCGCAACGCCCGGGCGTGGATCCAGGAGAACTCCGTGCGCCGGGCCGGAATGGTCTCGTGCATCAGCGCCGCCTCGGTCCAGTAAAAGCGCAGACCGGCGGCGCGTCCCCGCGTGAAGAAATCGGTGTCCCCGCCGCCCTTGTAGTCGAAGGCCTCGTCCAGATAGGGATAGCCCATGCGATCGAGCACCTCGGCGCGGATGAGATAGTTCGCGCTCGAGAAAAGCTGCGGGACCGGGCCATCCGCGCTGTAATGCGAGCGGAACACCGGGTGGCGGGCCAGATGTCTGAAGCGCTGATGGCTGAACACCGGCCTGACCGGCCCGCCGACAACATCCGCCTGATGAGCCTCCGCCGCCCCGACGAGCCCCTGGAGCCAGCCCTGCGCGGCCTCCTCGTCATCGTCGATGCCGCAGATGAACCGCGTATCCGGCATGGTCTCGCGCACAAAGCGCCAGGCGGCATTGTAGGCCTTGCAGTTTCCCTGCCTCGGCTGGACCAGTGCGGCGCCCGGGAAGACGCCGTCGGCAAGCATCCGGGCGGCGATCCGAGAGCCTTCGCGGCCCTGTCCGTCATTGTCCACGACGACGATGGCGAAGGGCGCGGCGCGTTCGAGCCGTTGCGCTGCGAGCGAACCGAGCGTGCGCCTGAGCAGTTCGGGCCGCTTGTAGGTCGGCACGCACACGACGCTCGGCACATTCATGCGCTGAAGGCCGTCGCTCGTCGCGATGAGGACAGCGCCTGTGTTCAATTCCATCGATCGGGCCCGTTTGCGCGCGTCTGGCCGGCAAGCATGGCAGCTTCCCCTTAAGCTTTCCTGATGCCGTCCCTGACTCGCACTGTGGTGGCTTGGGCGGCTGTTTACGATGGAGCGGCCTTGTTTCTTGACCCGTGCCGGCAAATGCAGTCCAGATCGCGGCCGATCGGCCGCGGCGCCGGCCCGGAGCCTTGCCTTGAAGCTCGCATTCATCACCTCACTGGCTCCTACTGAGGCGCCCGACACCGGCTTCGAGATCGCCAACGCCGCCATCATCGCGGCCTTGCGCGCCGCAGGGCACCACCTCACCATCTTTGCCTTCGCCAGGCCGGAGGACCGCGTGCGCGCCGATCCTGATCTGGTGCTGATCCGGCGCATGGTGATCGAGAACAGCGCCGCTGGCCCCGCCCGCAAGGCCAAGTGGCTGGCTGCGGCGCTATTGCGCGGCATTCCCTTCGCCGCTGCCAAGCTCTGGCTCGCCGGACGGACGCGCCTGCTCGACGAGATCGACGCGCGCGGCCCGTTCGACGCGCTGGTCCTCAACGGCGTGATGATGCCCGGCGCCTTTCCCGACATGACCAGCCGGGCGCCCGCCCTTCTGATCGCACACAACATCGAGCACGCTTCCGCCCGTCAGAACGCAGACCATGCCGGCAATGCCCTGATGCGCTGGCTCTTCGCGCGCGAGAGTCGCCTGCTGGAAGCGCTCGAGAGCGGCCTTGCGCGCGACTGCGCCGCCATATGGTGCCTTGCCGACGAGGACCGCCAGGCGCTGGCGCGGCTTGCAGGCCCCGATGCGCTCGCGCGTTGCGCGGTGCTGCCGCTGGTTTCTGGCGGCGGCCGGAAGCTCGAGCCTGTCGCCCATCCGCGCCATGATGTGGGGTTGATCGGCACCTGGACCTGGGAGCCCAACCTGATCGGGCTGCGCTGGTTTTTGCGGGAGGTCGCGCCGCGTCTGCCTGCTGATTGCACCATCGCCGTGGCAGGGCGGATTCCGGCCGGCGTCGAGCCCCCCCCTAATGTGGCGATGGTCGGGCGCGTGCCTGACGCCGACGCCTTCCTCGCCGATTGCGCCGTGGTGGCGCTGGCGAGCCGCGCCGGAACCGGCGTCCAGCTCAAGACCATCGAGACCCTGCAGCTTGGCCTGCCTGCTGTCGCCACCAGCCTGTCCTTCCGCGGACTGAGCGCGCCGCCCGTCAATGTCCGCATCGCGGACGAGCCCGCAGCCTTCGCTAAAGCTCTCGCAGAGCACGTGGCCGCAGTCCGCAGCGGGGCCATCACCCGCCTCGATGGCGCAAGCTTCATGCATGCCCAGCAGGCCGAGCTGACGCGGGCCATCGCAGCCGGACTGGGCGCGCTCGAGCGCAAGCCGCCATCGGCAGCCTGATGCGTCGTCACAAGGTGGCTCGACAGCAGCCCCGCCCTGCGTCGTAATGAAGAGGGCTGGTTGGGGGCGTTTGCGTTTCAGATGAATCAGGACAAGGAAGGTGCCGATCACGATCCGGCCGCCGCCGCTTCGCTGAGCGACCGCGCCGCTGCCCGCGAGGCGCGCGCCTTCGCGCTCCGCCATGGCCTCGCCTTCAGCGAGCAGCCGCTGCGGCCGGCCTCCGGTCTGGCCTTCCAGCACGCCATCGCCGCCGGCATCGCGCCGCTCGATGAGACTGGCCGCTACAGGCTGGCCCTGGCCCCCGGGCCGGCGGAGTCCGGGGCGCTGGCGCAGCACGATCTCTCGAACCGGCCGGACATCGTGGTCATGCCCCGGCCAACCTTCAGGCGGATGCTGCGCCGCCATGCCCGGGAGCAGATCGTGCACCATGCGTCGCACCATCTCGCGGAAATCCGGCCGGACCTCAGCGCGCGCGCCGGGTTGAACCTGCGACAGGCGCTGGCTCTGGCGGCTCTCGCCATGGCGCTGCTGGCCTCGGCGCAGCTTTCGGGCACGGCCGCGTTCCTGCTGCTGGCCTTCTTCACAACGCCGGTATTCGCTTCGCTTCTGGTGCTCAGGCTCGGCGCCATGATCGACGCATGGACGCCGGCAGCCGCGCCGGCGACGCCACTGCCCGACGCGGAGCTGCCGCTCTACACGCTCCTTGTGCCGCTCTACCGCGAGGCTGCCGTCCTTGATCGGCTGATCGAGGCCCTGCTCGGCCTCGACTATCCCGCGGATAAGCTCGACATCAAGATCATCATTGAGGAATGCGACGGCCAGACCCGGGAGGCGTTGGCGGCGCGCCTGCTGCCGGCGCACATCGACGTGCTCGTCGCGCCGGACGGCTTGCCCCGCACCAAGCCGCGCGCCCTCAACATCGGCTTGATCGAAGCCAGGGGAGAGTTGCTCGCCATCTTTGACGCAGAGGACCGACCCGACCCGCGCCAGCTCAGGGTGGCGGCGAACCTGTTCAGGCGCCTGCCTCGCCGCGTCGCCTGCCTGCAGGGGCGCCTCGTCATCGAGAACGTCGACGACAGCTGGCTCACACGGTTCTTCGCGCTTGAATACGCCGCGCTCTTCGATGTGGTGAACAGCGGGCTGATGCGCAGCGGCCTGCCCGTGCTGCTGGGCGGAACCAGCAATCACTTCCGCACCCGCGTGCTCAGGGCCGTTGGCGGATGGGACGCGTGGAATGTGACGGAGGATGCGGACCTCGCCTTCCGGCTGATCCGCTCGGGCTACCGCATGGCGGATCTCCCTTCAGCCACCTATGAGGAGGCTCCGCCCGCCCTGCGTCCGTGGTTCAGCCAGCGCGTTCGCTGGATGAAGGGCTTCATGCAGACCCTCATCACCCATACCCGCACGCCGCTGCGTTTCCTGCATGAGGCAGGTGCGCCGCAGGGCCTCACTCTGGCCTCGCTCTGCGCGGGAACGCTGCTCAGCGTGCTGAGCTATCCGCTCTTCATCATCGGCTTTGCGCTGTCCTATCTCACCCATGGCGCGGCATTGCCGGACACGGCGATCGAGGCCGTGGCCACAGGCATCTGGGTCACGCTGCTGGCGGGCGGGCTCGTGGCGCTGGTTGCCCCGGCCATAGTGGGCGTGCGCCATCGTGGCCTCACGGATCTGCTGTGGTGCACCCCGCTCATGCCACTGTACTGCCTGCTCATCTCGGCGGCCGCCTGGTCAGCGCTGGCCGAATATGTCCGCGCGCCGACCCGCTGGAACAAGACCGAGCACGGGTTGGCGCGAAGCTCGCGCTACCGCAGGCAGGCCCCTTCCGAAGAGGCTCCGTCCTGACCGCCTGGATCGGCCTCAGTCGAGGCCCTCCGAGCCCTCGTTGAGCACGATGCAGCGGATCTTCGCTGCATCCGCCCCAAGCGCCCGTTCGGCAAGGCGCTGCGCGTGGTTCTTGGCCATGCCGGCAGGGGCCACCGCCACGATGTCGTCCGCCATCTCGGCGAGCATGTACGGCAAGGCCCCGTCTGCGGTCGAACCGGCATCGATCACCACGGCCTCGAAGCGGCGCGTCTGGTCGAGCAGACCCGTCTTGAGGCGCTCGTGTGAGGGCGCCGCCGGCCGCGTGGGCGCGTTGGGCCGGGGCAGGAAGAAGACCCCCGTCTCGTCATCCTGAAGGGCGGCACGGATCAGCCCGGCCGCGCCGCTGATGACCTGCTCGGCTCCGATCTCGGCATCATCGGCGAAGGCGGCGCTGAGCGAGGCCGGCCCTGCCGCCAGATCGATGAGGATGGGCGTCGCCCCTTCCCGTGCGGCGGCCAGAGCCAGATTGAGGGCGACGAGCGAGGCGCCGGCGCCGGGCGACAAACCCAGCACGATCACCTTGCGGTTGGCTCCAGGCTTCTCCTCGATGGCGAGGCGGTCCCGTGTTTCGCCGATGACGGCGGCGAAGGCCGAGCGCGGCTCGTCCCAGGCCTCCGTCAGGAACCCCGTGCCATGGAAGGCGGACGTTTCGGGCTTGCTGCGCCCGCGCGCGAAGCCTCCGCTCCGGGTCGCCGGCAGCTTCACCGCGACCGGTCCTTCCGGCTCGGCGTGCATGGGCGCCGCGCCGGGGCCGCGCCAGCGGCTGCCGGACGACTTCGCGGGGTTCAGGGCTGCCGCGCCAAGCGACGCCGCCGCGTGCTGGCGGAAACCCTGGCCGGAGGGGCGCGCCCGCTCGGGCTGGCTGTCCGCAAGACGGCGCCCGCCACCTGAAGCCCGCAGCGCAGCGGAGGCGGGCTGCGCTGCCGGAGCGGCGTTGCGAAGCATCAGGATTTCGCGCAGCAGCGCGAAGGCGACCCCTGCCGCGAGGCCCGCGATCAGCCCGATCGCGATGTACAGCTTGCGATTGGGGCCGAGCTTCTCGAGCGGGGCCACCGCTTCGGTGATGACGCGGGCGTTGGTGGTGTCCACGCCTGTCTGCCCGCTGGTTTCCCGGGCGCGCAGCAGGAAGGACTGGTAGACCTGTCGGTGGGCGTCGGCCTCCCGCTCCAGTTCGCGGAGCTGGACGGCAGCCTGTCCCGTCGTCAGGGTTTCACGCTTGAGCCTGTCGACCTGCCCGCTTATGGCGGCCTCGGAAGCGCGGGCCCTGTCGAGTTCGGCGCGCGCGCCCTGCACGATCCGCGCAAGCTCCTCCGCGATCTGCCGGCGCGCGTCACGGGCCTGCGCCTGCGCCGAAACGAGCTGGGGATGCTGCGATCCGTAGAGCACCAGCGCATCCGCCTCGCGGGTTAGCGCGACGCCGAGCTGGGCGCGCAGCAAGCCGATGCTGGGCGAGTTGAGCGCCTCTGGCGTCGCTCCGGCTTCAAGGCTTGTCGGCCGGACCGCGCGCACCTGGTCGAACTTGGCCTGGGCATCGGCTGTGCGTGCCCGCGCCTGGGTCAGCTGGGTGTTGCTGACGGCCAGCGTGTCTTCCGACACAAGCTTCCCGCCCGCGCCGACCAGATTGTTATCGGCGCGGTAGCGCTCCACCTTGTCCTCGGCGACACGCACGCGTTCGCGCAGCTCGCTCAGGCGCGAGGACAGCGAGTTCGAGGCGCGCTGTGCCGATTCGGAACGGACCGAGGACTGGTCCTCAAGATAGGCCTCGGCCATTGCGTTGGCGACGCGGGCGGACTTGGCCCCATCCCCGGAGATTGCCGTGATGTCGATCACGAAGGTGCGCTCGCCGCGCCGGATGATCACCTGCTTGTCCATGGCGGCGAGCGCCACGACCACCGGATCGCGCGAGGCGGCGGCCCCGCCCTGCGACAGGCCGATCCGTCCTGTCAGCCCATTGCCCGGCGCGCCGAAATCCGGATCGGACGCGAGGCCAAGCCGCTCGATCACCTTGCGCTTGACGCTGTCGGACGCGATCACGCGCGCCTGGCTCTCGAGAAAGGCGGTGGTGACGTCGCTGCCGACGGCCTGCGGGGAGATCTCGTTCTGGAGAACCCTGAGGTCGCGCGGATCGATCAGGAGCTGCGCGGTGGAGCCGAATCGATCCGGCGTCGTGACCGCCAGGGCGATGGCGATGCCAGCTCCCGCCAGCGCGAAAGCGCTGATCGACATGAAGCGGCGGCGCACGAAGCCGATGCCGAAGCCCATCGGATCGGCCATGACCTGAGAGAGCCCCACACCGCCGCGGTCGGCCTGGCCGGTCCGGCCTGGGGCCTCTGCACCCCGGCGGTCATCGCCATTAGTGTCGATTGCAAACATGCGCGTTCCAACGTTTCTTTGTCTTGCGCCACTCATGGCCAATTCTGCCGGTGTCTATGCCCTGGGCCAGTGCTTGCAGTTTCGGTGCCGCCATGATTGTCCCGTTTCTGAGCATCGTGCGCAATCATGGCGGCAATGCGCGTCAGCGCAGCCGGCGCGCCGCCTGGATCGCCGCCATCATGGGTTTGGGACGATAATCCTCGTCGAGCGGCAGGGGCCGCGCCTTCTGACGGTCGCTGCGCTTGAAGGTGTCGGTGATCCAGGTCGAGCGGTCGCTGAGCCCCCAGGTGATGATCGCCGACGGCCGCTGCCCCTCGATGACGGCTCCGAGAAAGGCGCTGGTCAGCTCTGCCACGGCCTTGTCGCGTTCCGCTGGCGGGGTGTTGAGCTGCCAGTCGATCACGTCGAGCTCGGTGATCTTCACGCCGACGCCCATGCGCGCCAGTTCGCGGCACAGGGCCGTGATGGAGCGCCTGTCGAGCGACTTCTCGGCATAGAGGTGGGCCTGGAACCCGACCTCATGCACGGGAATGTTCTGGTCCTGAAGCCGGCGCACCAGCCTGAGCACCTGGCGGCGCCGCTCGGCCGTGCGCTCGTCGGCATTCTCGAAATCATAATCGTTGATGACCAGCCTCGCCTTCGGGTCGGCGGCTGCGGCCGCGCGGAAAGCGATGTCGACGTGAGCCTCGCCCAGAAGCCGCTGCCAGATGGTGTCGCGCATCGGCGCGGCCGGCTTGGGCTCATGCGCGATGACCTCGTTGACGACATCCCAGGTGGCGATGCGCCCTGCATAGGTCTTCATCAGCATGTCGATGTGCGCGACGAGTTCGCGCTCGGCCTCGCGGGCCGACGTCATCGTCGACACCCATGGCGGCAGAGCGAGGCCCCAGAGCAGCGCATGGCCATGCGCCTGCTTGCCATGCTTGAGCGCGAAGCCGACGATCTCGTTGGCGTGATCGAGGCTGAAGCCATCGCGGCGCTGGCGCACCCATTCCCATTTCAGCTCGTTCATCGGCGTGATCACGTCGCACAGCGTGGCGAGCTTGTCGCGCAGCACGGCATCCTTCTGGAAATCCGAGATCATCACCGCCGAGCCGAACGGGATCAGCTCCGATCTGGCCACTGCGCTGGCTGTGGCGAACGCGGCCTCCGTGCCGAGGATGGGCGGGGCCGCAAGCGAGCCGATCGCGACAGGTGCGGCGGCCAGCAGGGCGCGGCGCGTCAGGGCCATGGGCACAATCTCTCCACGATGCGGATTTCCTGCTTTAGTCTTAGCGGCGACGAAAGGTTTGTCAGCCTAATCTTGGCATCGCGGTAAACCGGCGGTGTCAGGGCCTGCCCGGCGGCGCAGACAGGACCGAAAGACCACGCGCCGCATGATGAACACCCGCATCATTACAGATTACCTGGCCATGGCAGGCGGGTCGCTGGCGCGCATCGTGATTTCGCTCGCCTATTTCCTCATCGTCGCGAATGCCCTGAGCCTCGGCGATTTCGGCATGTTCGCCACGGCCTCCGCCGCCGGCGTGGTGCTCTCGCGCGTGGCCTCCTTCGGCTTCATCTCGCCACTGTTCCGAGCAGCGACGGTGCGGCACAGGCTCACAGGCGTCTATCTGACAGGATTTTTTCTGGCCCTGGGCGCATCGTTGCCGGTGGTTGTAGCGCTCGCC
This window encodes:
- a CDS encoding endo-1,4-beta-xylanase, giving the protein MALTRRALLAAAPVAIGSLAAPPILGTEAAFATASAVARSELIPFGSAVMISDFQKDAVLRDKLATLCDVITPMNELKWEWVRQRRDGFSLDHANEIVGFALKHGKQAHGHALLWGLALPPWVSTMTSAREAERELVAHIDMLMKTYAGRIATWDVVNEVIAHEPKPAAPMRDTIWQRLLGEAHVDIAFRAAAAADPKARLVINDYDFENADERTAERRRQVLRLVRRLQDQNIPVHEVGFQAHLYAEKSLDRRSITALCRELARMGVGVKITELDVIDWQLNTPPAERDKAVAELTSAFLGAVIEGQRPSAIITWGLSDRSTWITDTFKRSDRQKARPLPLDEDYRPKPMMAAIQAARRLR
- a CDS encoding glycosyltransferase produces the protein MNQDKEGADHDPAAAASLSDRAAAREARAFALRHGLAFSEQPLRPASGLAFQHAIAAGIAPLDETGRYRLALAPGPAESGALAQHDLSNRPDIVVMPRPTFRRMLRRHAREQIVHHASHHLAEIRPDLSARAGLNLRQALALAALAMALLASAQLSGTAAFLLLAFFTTPVFASLLVLRLGAMIDAWTPAAAPATPLPDAELPLYTLLVPLYREAAVLDRLIEALLGLDYPADKLDIKIIIEECDGQTREALAARLLPAHIDVLVAPDGLPRTKPRALNIGLIEARGELLAIFDAEDRPDPRQLRVAANLFRRLPRRVACLQGRLVIENVDDSWLTRFFALEYAALFDVVNSGLMRSGLPVLLGGTSNHFRTRVLRAVGGWDAWNVTEDADLAFRLIRSGYRMADLPSATYEEAPPALRPWFSQRVRWMKGFMQTLITHTRTPLRFLHEAGAPQGLTLASLCAGTLLSVLSYPLFIIGFALSYLTHGAALPDTAIEAVATGIWVTLLAGGLVALVAPAIVGVRHRGLTDLLWCTPLMPLYCLLISAAAWSALAEYVRAPTRWNKTEHGLARSSRYRRQAPSEEAPS
- a CDS encoding glycosyltransferase family 2 protein, with amino-acid sequence MELNTGAVLIATSDGLQRMNVPSVVCVPTYKRPELLRRTLGSLAAQRLERAAPFAIVVVDNDGQGREGSRIAARMLADGVFPGAALVQPRQGNCKAYNAAWRFVRETMPDTRFICGIDDDEEAAQGWLQGLVGAAEAHQADVVGGPVRPVFSHQRFRHLARHPVFRSHYSADGPVPQLFSSANYLIRAEVLDRMGYPYLDEAFDYKGGGDTDFFTRGRAAGLRFYWTEAALMHETIPARRTEFSWIHARALRNGMISALIAHKADPSPAGRARTALKSLALLAASPLRGVADLARTGSPLIALYHLQVALGRIGAEFGLNIEQYRAPEAN
- a CDS encoding polysaccharide biosynthesis tyrosine autokinase; translation: MFAIDTNGDDRRGAEAPGRTGQADRGGVGLSQVMADPMGFGIGFVRRRFMSISAFALAGAGIAIALAVTTPDRFGSTAQLLIDPRDLRVLQNEISPQAVGSDVTTAFLESQARVIASDSVKRKVIERLGLASDPDFGAPGNGLTGRIGLSQGGAAASRDPVVVALAAMDKQVIIRRGERTFVIDITAISGDGAKSARVANAMAEAYLEDQSSVRSESAQRASNSLSSRLSELRERVRVAEDKVERYRADNNLVGAGGKLVSEDTLAVSNTQLTQARARTADAQAKFDQVRAVRPTSLEAGATPEALNSPSIGLLRAQLGVALTREADALVLYGSQHPQLVSAQAQARDARRQIAEELARIVQGARAELDRARASEAAISGQVDRLKRETLTTGQAAVQLRELEREADAHRQVYQSFLLRARETSGQTGVDTTNARVITEAVAPLEKLGPNRKLYIAIGLIAGLAAGVAFALLREILMLRNAAPAAQPASAALRASGGGRRLADSQPERARPSGQGFRQHAAASLGAAALNPAKSSGSRWRGPGAAPMHAEPEGPVAVKLPATRSGGFARGRSKPETSAFHGTGFLTEAWDEPRSAFAAVIGETRDRLAIEEKPGANRKVIVLGLSPGAGASLVALNLALAAAREGATPILIDLAAGPASLSAAFADDAEIGAEQVISGAAGLIRAALQDDETGVFFLPRPNAPTRPAAPSHERLKTGLLDQTRRFEAVVIDAGSTADGALPYMLAEMADDIVAVAPAGMAKNHAQRLAERALGADAAKIRCIVLNEGSEGLD
- a CDS encoding glycosyltransferase, coding for MKLAFITSLAPTEAPDTGFEIANAAIIAALRAAGHHLTIFAFARPEDRVRADPDLVLIRRMVIENSAAGPARKAKWLAAALLRGIPFAAAKLWLAGRTRLLDEIDARGPFDALVLNGVMMPGAFPDMTSRAPALLIAHNIEHASARQNADHAGNALMRWLFARESRLLEALESGLARDCAAIWCLADEDRQALARLAGPDALARCAVLPLVSGGGRKLEPVAHPRHDVGLIGTWTWEPNLIGLRWFLREVAPRLPADCTIAVAGRIPAGVEPPPNVAMVGRVPDADAFLADCAVVALASRAGTGVQLKTIETLQLGLPAVATSLSFRGLSAPPVNVRIADEPAAFAKALAEHVAAVRSGAITRLDGASFMHAQQAELTRAIAAGLGALERKPPSAA